The segment AATTCCAAATCGGCGATCACATAAGTCAATGATCTGTTCCCGACTAAGATCCAGATTTCCCTGCCAGTTATTGAAAATGATGAAATCATTCCCCGCTGCCACATATTTATAAAATTCAATCATATTTTTCACAATTCATGCTCTTGTAAAAACATCTAACCATCCTTCAACCTTGCTCAGGACAGGCGCCGAACACAGAGCGCTTTTTTGCATCCTATTCGAAGTATCTAGTTCACCCCCTATAGAGGCTGTGTGAGAATAGGGACAACGCTTACCCCATGCTTTAGCTTGGGGGTATGATAACCTACTGTTTCCTTGGGCTTTAGCCCAGTATTGTTGGGCTAAAGCCCTCCTTTTAGATATTTTTATAACCCCCAGGCTGAAGCCTGGGGTAAGTATCATTATTAACAGCATCATAGGTAGACAACTATAGCTAAGGTTAGAAAGTAATTATTCCGGCGCAATGAAGTTTTCACACAGTCTCTATACCCTATACCCAATTCGTTACCCGTTATTTGTTATTCGTTATTAATTATAACTATCCCACCCTACTTCTCCAGCACCCACTCCCCCAGATCCGTTTCCCATCTGGCTCGTACCCTGATCTCCGTGGGGAAGAACCAAAATGGCTCTGACCCGGCAACTGGTCCCAAACCACCACTATTGTACCGGCCATCTCCATTCTGATCCACATAGGCCGATAAAAAATATTGCTGGGCAGGCAAGTGGTCAATCAAAACAGGCAATCCTGGTTTCAGTTTAAATGATCGTTCAATATCTTTTCCGGTCAACTCACACTCAAGAATTTCAGATCCACTATGAAAAACACGGAGACTGCCCAGTGAATCTGAATGAACGGTAAACAACTGCCCGGTCATGAGCGAATCCAGATCATGGTAATTCAGTGCTGAATAGAGCGAACTGGTTATTACCTCCCATTTAAAACTCCGGCCATCAGCCAACAGTGTATCCGGTGTGAACACCCACTCCATGGAAGAACTTTTTTGTAACGAGCCCGGGATCACAACGGAATCCACTTGGGCATCTCTTATCTGAAAAGCACTATCAGATCTGAATGTGAAAGGCAAGTTCGACCTGATCTGCATGGAGGAACTTTCATTGGGAAATCGCTTTGGACTCCCATTAGTCCAACTAACTGTTAGATCTTCAAATTCCAGCGTGTCATATTCTGTTGAAGTATAGAAAACCAATGTATCAGAGTGAAGACTGAAACCACTGGTATCCTGAAAATTGGTCAACCAAACTTGAGTATTTTGAGTAATAGGCATTGCCGTGTTGAGGTGCATGGCATGTTCATCCTCCTTCACCAGGGATGATCCCAGGATCGGCAAGATCACCTTGTCAGCTACCAATTCAATGTTTTCAAGCGTCTTACGTGTTACCGGCCGACTGGTCCTAACCTGAATGAACTGCCCTGACAACTCAGCCACTTCCAGCAATTTAAATTGCTCCAGTGGAATGAGTTGCGGCCAAAGCTTATGGATGACTTTAATACTATCCCCATGAGCAAGAACGGAAGCGTTCCTGGGTCTGCCAAAGAAATCATCCCCGTCAAGCAGCCGATTGCGATTCCGATCCCAATGGTAAAATAGCATATAGGAGCGTTCCGCCAGATAGGACAGTTCAAAAGTCCCATCATCATCCGGTTGAAAAATGTAATCAGCGGGTAATTTTCTTAACTCTTGTAGTGGTATGTCGAACTGGCGGTAAAGCAGAATATTTCCATTTTTTTTAATGGCTTTGGATCCATGAATCACACCGCTTAAATGACCCGAATTCAGATTTGCACCAGTACTGAAGGCCAGTACGAAGGTGGATTCCAGGCCATTCCCCCTTAAATCCTGAGTAGTTTTATCCAGGGTCAACAGATAGGTGACATCCTGCTCCAGCGGTTCATTAAAACTGATCTTGAGCCAGGTCCATCCTGACTTCAACTCGAAATCCCCAGGAGGTCTGGGCCAGATCTGCAAGGCAGTTTTGAAAGTAGCTTGCTTCATCTGCTCCGTGAACTTGATATAGATGGTGAGATCAGGATCAATATTCACTGATTCATTTTCAGGAGTGCTAAAGAGAATACGAGGTGCTGTTTTATCTTCCGGACCACCTGTGATCGCCCGTTCATTGGCACAGGTCCAGAACGAATTGAGAGTGATCAAAGCCAGGAACACGAGTACGGACCACTTCATTTACGGAGCTCCAGATCATAAGGCAGGATTTCCCCAAGGGTGATACTATCCGGTTCCAGGTGTGTGGTATAAATAACCAACTCCAAACCGGAAACGACTGCAGTTTGTAAAGCCCTTGCAAATTCAGGATCGCGTTGCCAGTGCGGTTCAAAACTCATGGCATCGGAACGCTGGACAATAAAAAGCACA is part of the Candidatus Neomarinimicrobiota bacterium genome and harbors:
- a CDS encoding Ig-like domain-containing protein, which translates into the protein MKWSVLVFLALITLNSFWTCANERAITGGPEDKTAPRILFSTPENESVNIDPDLTIYIKFTEQMKQATFKTALQIWPRPPGDFELKSGWTWLKISFNEPLEQDVTYLLTLDKTTQDLRGNGLESTFVLAFSTGANLNSGHLSGVIHGSKAIKKNGNILLYRQFDIPLQELRKLPADYIFQPDDDGTFELSYLAERSYMLFYHWDRNRNRLLDGDDFFGRPRNASVLAHGDSIKVIHKLWPQLIPLEQFKLLEVAELSGQFIQVRTSRPVTRKTLENIELVADKVILPILGSSLVKEDEHAMHLNTAMPITQNTQVWLTNFQDTSGFSLHSDTLVFYTSTEYDTLEFEDLTVSWTNGSPKRFPNESSSMQIRSNLPFTFRSDSAFQIRDAQVDSVVIPGSLQKSSSMEWVFTPDTLLADGRSFKWEVITSSLYSALNYHDLDSLMTGQLFTVHSDSLGSLRVFHSGSEILECELTGKDIERSFKLKPGLPVLIDHLPAQQYFLSAYVDQNGDGRYNSGGLGPVAGSEPFWFFPTEIRVRARWETDLGEWVLEK